CGGTCGCGGCGCTCGACGCGCAGATCGCGGCGCTGCAAGGCGCGGCGGCCAGCATGAACAAGAGCGTCGCGGTGATGCCGGATACCGAGCAGACCGCGCTGCGCCTGTTGCGCGACGTGCACGTGGACACCGAGCTGTACACCAACCTGCTGAACAGCTCGCAGCAACTGCGCGTGGCGAAGGCCGGCCAGGTGGGTTCGGTGCGCGTGGTGGATTTCGCCGAAGCGCCAGACGAACCGGTACGGCCGAAGCGCGTGCTGGCGATCCTGATCGCGCTGGGCGGCGGCCTGCTGGTCGGCATCCTGCTGACCTTCTTCAAGCGCGCGATGTACGGCGGCGTCGAACGTCCGGACGAACTCGAAGCGGTGCTTGGCGTGCCGGTGTTCGCGGTCGTGCCGCGCAGTCAGAACCAGCTGCGTCTGCAGGAAAACGTGATGCTGCGCCGCCGTGGCCTGCACGTGCTCGCCCAAACGGCGCCCGAAGACATCGCGGTGGAAGGCGTGCGCAATCTGCGCACCTCGCTGCAGCTCTCGCTCGATCACGCGGAGAACAACGTCGTGATGATCACCGGCTCGCGGCCCGATACCGGCAAGTCGTTCCTGTCTGTGAATCTCGCGGCGCTGGTGGCGTCGGCCAACAAGCGCGTGCTGATCATCGACGGCGACATGCGGCGCGGCGACGTGCACTCGCACTTCGGCATCGGCCATCAGCCGGGTCTGTCCGACGTGCTGAGCGGCGGCGATCTGGCGTCGATCGTGCAGCGCGACGTGCTGCCGGGCCTCGACGTGCTCGCCAAGGGCACGCTGCCCTCGCATCCGTCCGAGCTGCTGATGAGCAAGCGTTTCGAAACCATGCTCGAGGAACTGAAATCGCACTACGACCTGGTCATCGTCGATACGCCGCCGGTACTGGCGGTGACCGACTCGACGCTGATCGGCAAGTACGCGGGCACCACGCTGCTGGTGGTGCGCCATGGCCGCCATCCGCTGAACGAGATCGGCGAAACGGCCAAGCGGCTGCGTAACGGCGGCGTGGCGCTCAGGGGGGTGCTGCTGACCGACGTGCCGCAGGAAGGCGCCTTCCTCGGTTCGGGGTATCAGGGCGGGTATTACGGCTACGACAGCATCGCGGGATAAACACGGCAGGCCGCTGGGGACCAATCGACGGGGCAGCGGCTGCCGCCACGGCATCTAAAAGTTCAAACGAGGAGAGCTTCATGAAACGCAAGGTCGCGCTGATCACCGGCATCACTGGACAGGACGGATCGTATCTGGCCGAGCTGCTGCTCGCGAAGGATTACGACGTACACGGCATCAAACGCAGGTCATCCCTGTTCAACACAGACCGGATCGATCACCTTTACCGCGATCCTCACGATCCGGACCAGCGGCTCTTTCTGCATCACGCGGATCTGACCGACTCCACCAGCCTGCTGCGCGTGATCCAGCGCGTGGAGCCCGACGAGATCTACAACCTGGCGGCGCAGAGCCACGTCGCGGTGTCGTTCGAGGAACCGGAATACACGGCCAATGCCGACGGTATCGGCGCGCTGCGGATTCTCGAAGCGATCCGCATTCTGGGCCTCGAAAAGAAGACGCGCTTCTATCAGGCGTCGACCTCGGAACTGTACGGTCTGGTGCAGCAGGTGCCGCAGACGGAGCGCACGCCGTTCTATCCGCGCAGCCCGTATGCGGTCGCCAAGCTGTTCGCGTACTGGACCACGGTCAACTATCGCGAAGCCTATGGGCTCTATGCGTGCAACGGGATTCTGTTCAATCACGAATCGCCGGTGCGCGGCGAGACGTTCGTGACGCGCAAGATCACGCGCGCTGTCGCACGGATCGCGGTCGGCATGCAGAAGACGCTGTATCTCGGCAATCTGTCGGCGCTGCGCGACTGGGGCCATGCGCGCGATTACGTGGAGATGCAATGGCGCATGCTGCAACAGGAGCAACCGGAGGATTACGTGATCGCCACCGGCGTGCAGTACAGCGTGCGGCAGTTCGTCCAGCATGCGGCCGCGGAGCTGGGCGTGACCGTGCGCTTCGAGGGCAGCGGCGTGGATGAAGTCGGCATCGTCGAGAAGGTCGAAGGGCGCGAGATCAAGATGTCGCCCGGCGACGTGATCGTGCGTGTCGATCCGCGCTACTTCCGCCCCGCCGAAGTCGAGACGCTGCTCGGCGATCCGTCGAAGGCGCACGCGCAGCTCGGCTGGCAGCCGACCACGTCGTTCGAGTCGCTGGTCAAGGAAATGGTGCGCTCGGATTATCAGATCGCCCGGCGCGACGCGCTCGTCACGCTGGCGGGATTCACGGCGCTGGAACATCACGAGTAACGGCGATGAACAAACAGGCTCGCATTTTCGTCGCGGGACACCGCGGCATGGTCGGTTCCGCGCTGGCGCGGCGCTTGAGCGCCGAAGGCTATCCGAACGTGATCACCCGTTCGCGCGCGGAACTCGATCTCACCGATCAGGCGGCGGTGCAACGCTTCTTCGAAACCGAGCAGATCGACGTGGTGCTGCTGGCCGCCGCGCGCGTGGGCGGGATTCTCGCGAACGCGTCGCGGCCCGGCGAGTTCATCTACGAGAACCTCGTGATCGAGGCCAACGTGATTCACGCGGCGTATCGCGCGAAGGTGGAGCGCCTGGTGTTCTTCGGCTCGTCGTGCATTTATCCGAAGGCGTGTCCGCAGCCGATTCGCGAGGAGTATCTGCTGACCTCGCCGCTCGAACCGACCAACGACGCGTACGCGATCGCGAAGATCGCCGGCGTCAAGCTGTGCGACGCGTACAACCGCCAGTACGGCACGCAGTTCGTCGCGCTGATGCCGACCAACCTGTACGGCCCGAACGACAACTACGACCTGAACAGCAGCCACGTGTTGCCGGCCTTGCTGCGCAAGGCGCATGAAGCGCGTTTGAGCGGCGCGGCCTCGCTGACGGTGTGGGGCTCGGGCACGCCACGCCGCGAGTTTCTGCATGTCGACGATCTCGCCGCGGCGACGCTGTTCATGCTCGAAAACAACGTGACCGAAGGGCTGTTCAACGTCGGCGTGGGCGAAGACCTGTCGATCCGCGAGCTGGCCGAGTGCATCTGCAGGGTGGTCGGCTTCGAGGGCGAACTGGTGTTCGATGCGTCGAAACCGGACGGCACGCCGCGCAAGCTGCTCGACGTCTCGCGGCTCGCGCAGATGGGCTGGCGCGCGTCGATCGGACTCGAAGCGGGGATCGCGGCGACGTACCGCGAGTTCGTCGAACTGCACGCGAGCATGCCGGCGGCCGCGTAGCGGCCCGGAACGCGAACGCCTCTATCGACGCCGACCGGCTCCCTGACCCGCAACGCCGTGCGGGCGCGCCAGCGCCACGCACCCATGGACGATTTTCCTGGAGTGGCAAACCCATGACTGCATCAGTCACGATCTTCCACAACGTCGTATGGTCGCGCCACAAGGGTGTGGTGTTCTCCGCGTTGCACAACATCTCGGCATCCGGCGCGATCCGTTATTCGATGGTGCAGATCGCGGACACCGAACACGACCGGATCGGCTTCTCCGAGGTGGACTATTCGTTCCACCGCTACCCGATGCAGAAGCTGTTCGACGGCTGCTACGAAGACGTGCCGACGCTCAAGCTGATCGCGCGTCTCACGTGGGAAGTGCTGCGCGCCAAGTCCGATCTGATCGTGCTGCCCGGCTATCACCGTCCCGAGTACTGGGCGATGCTGGCGGCGTGCATCGTCACCGGCAAACGGCGCGCGGTATTCTGCGATTCCACCGCGCGCGACCGGCCGAAGAAGCTGCTCACGTCGATCCCGAAGCGCGTGTTCTTTGCGTTGTGCGACGGCTATTTCGGTTTCGGCGAGCGTAGCCGCGAATATCTGCTGTCGCTCGGCGCGAAGAACGACAAGATCTTCGTGCCGTGCCAGGCCGCCGCGTTGCCGGGCTCGTTCTCGCCGGAGCGTGCGCTGGTCGAGCGCACCGCGGCGCGCGCCGGCAATCCGCCGGTGTTTCTGTACGTCGGGCGGCTCTCGGAAGAGAAGGGCATCGGCACGCTGATCGAAGCGTTTGCCGGTCTGCGCCGGCGTATTCCGGCGGCGAAGCTGCGCATCGTCGGCACGGGACCGATGAAGGACGCGTTGCTGGCGAAGGTCGCCGACCTCGCGCTGGACGATGCGGTGACCTTCGTCGGCAGTCTGCAGGACGAGCCGCTCACGCGCGAGTACTACGGCGCGACCTGCATGGTGCTGCCGAGTTACAGCGAGCCGTGGGGACTGGTGGTCAACGAGGCGCTCGCGCACGGTTGTCCGGCGGTGGTCAGCGAGAGTTGCGGCTGCGTGCCGGAACTGGTGGTCGATGGCGTGAGCGGTTACGCGTTCACGGCGGGCGATGTGCCGGGTCTGCAACGCACGATGCTCAAGGCGATGGAAGCGTTCGCGGATGCGAGCGGCACCGCGCATCGCTGCATGGATGTGATCCGGCGTTTCGATCCGCCGTCGGCGGCGGCGAATATCGCCCGAGGCTGTGCATTGATGTTGAGCGATTGATCGGGTTGCGGAAGGCCGGGCAGGCCAGCCGCGATCGGTCGGGCCGCGTCCCATGGCGCGCCAATGAAGTCCTAACGTTCTGGCAGTCGAATAATGAAAATCCTGATCTACGGCATCAATTACGCGCCGGAATTGACGGGGACGGGTAAGTACACGGCGGAAATGGCCGCGTTGCTGGCCCGCAGGGGACACGAAGTGCGCGTGGTGTGCGCGCCGCCTTATTACCCGGAGTGGCGCGTGACGCAGGGCTATTCGGCGTGGCGCTACCGCCGGGAAACGCGCGAGGGCGTGACGCTGTGGCGTGCGCCGTTGTGGGTGCCGGCGCGACCGGGCGGCCTCAAGCGCATGCTGCACCTCGCCAGCTTCGCGGCGAGTTCGCTGCCGCTGATCGCGCGTCAGGCGCTGTGGCGTCCCGACGCGGTGATGCTGATCGCGCCGACGCTGATGTGCGCACCCGCCGCGCTGATGCTCGCGCGCGTGACGGGCGCGCAGGCGTGGCTGCATATCCAGGACTACGAAGTCGATGCGGCTTTCGAGCTGGGCTTGCTGAAGAGCTCGCGCGCCGCGCGCTTCGCACGCTGGGTCGAACGCGGGCTGTTGCGCCGCTTCGACGCGGTGTCGTCGATCACGCGGCAGATGAGTGCTCGCGCGCAGAGCAAGGGCGTGGCGCCGTCGCGCGTGGTGTGTCTGCCGAACTGGGTCGACGTGTCGGCGATCTTTCCGCTCGAACGCGAGAGCGACTACCGTCGCGAACTTGGCCTCGCCGCCGGTCAGAAGGTGGTGCTGTACTCGGGCAACATGGGCGCGAAGCAGGGGATCGAGACGCTCGCCGACGCGGCGACGCTGCTGGCCGATCGCCGTGACATCACGTTCGTGTTCTGCGGCAGCGGTGCGGCGCGCGACGATCTCGCCACGCGTTGCGCGGGCTTGAGCAACTGCATCTTCATGCCCTTGCAACCCGTCGAACGTCTGAACGACCTGCTCAATCTCGCCGACATTCATGTGCTGCCGCAACGCGGCGACGCCGCGGATCTGGTGATGCCGTCCAAGCTCACCGGCATGTTCGCGAGCGGCCGCGCGACGGTCGCGATGGCGCGCGAGGGTACCGCCTTGCATGAAGCGGTCGCGCCGCGCGGCGTCGTGGTGCCGCCGGATAACCTGAACGCGCTGGTGGGCGCGATCGCCGCGCTGGCCGACGATGGTGAACGCCGTGCGGCGCTCGGCAGCGCCGGGCGTCACTACGCGGTGGATGCGCTGTCGCCGGAGGCGACGATCCGCACATTCGAGGAAAGGCTGGAGATGGCGTTGCGTCAGCGCGTCATGGCCGCCGACGAGGGGCGCGCGCCGGGGGGGCCTGGTGTATCGGGTGTGCCTGGCGTACCTGGCGTATCGGGTGTACCCGGAGAGGGACCGTATTTCGCCGCGCGCCCCGCCGGCGTCGCAGCCACGTCGCGCCGGTCCCAGGCGGCCACGGCGGAGGACGCCGCGCCGGATTGATCCGGCGTGCGGCCCGCGTCATGACATCACACTCACCACGGGGAACGATAGACGGTGCCCTTGCGCGTCGCGTACGGATCGGCGTACGTGTTCTTCGCGGCGCCGGCGGGCATCAGCGCGTCGGCGGCATTCACCGGCGCGTTCGCCTGGTCGGCGACCCGGAACTGCGCGGCGCCGTTGGCGGCCGCGTTGGCCTTGACATTGCCCTTGCCGACGCCCTTGCCGAGATTCGGCTGTCCACCCTGAGCACCCTGCGCGTTGCCCAGCACCTTCATCCGCTGCTCGTTGAGCAGCGCGGTGCGTTGCGCGTCCTCGGTATCGCCTTGTTTCAGGTCGTCCGAACTGTATTCGCGCGGTGCGCCGAGCAGGGTCTGTTCGCTCGCGCGCTGTTTCGCCATCCGGTCGACGGGCGCCGGGGCATTGATGCCGTAGCCGGTCGCGACCGGCGCGGCAGCGGGCGCGGCGTTGCCGTTGCCATTGACGTTGCCGTTGTTCTGCGCGAAGGCCAGCGCCGGTGCGGCGAGCGTGGCCAGCGCGAGCGCGCTGCAGAAGGCGGTGTAAAGGGTAGTGGTCCGAAACGCGTGCTTCATGGTGATCCCCGGGGAGATGCTGTCGCTGTACAGCTATCGTGCGCCATCCATGCCGCGCGTAGCCGCCAAAACGCTTGCCGGCACGGCCACGCCGACAAGCCCCGCAAGGCGCGGCAACATAATGTAAGGAAGTTGCTGGCTTGCTTGTGTCTGTTTACCACCGTTCGTGGTTCGGAGAAAGCTGATGGGTAACATTGCCGACGATCCGCGCATCGCTTGCCTGCCGCAAGCCGACGACGCGCAGCAAACTGGCCGGGTCATCGACCTGAGTCTGGCCGGAAAGGGCAACTACCGCGCAAGCCGCGGCGCGCTGATCGAGCTGATCTGGTTCGTGCTCGAAGCGTGCGTGATCAACAACAAGCTGCTGCCGCTGTCGTTCGTGCGGGTTGGTTTGCTGCGGCTGTTCGGCGCGAAGATCGGCAACGGATGCCGCTTCGTGCACCCGATCCGCGTGAAGGCGCCGTGGAATCTCGAAGTGGGCGACAAGTGCTGGTTCGGCGTCGACGTCTGGATCTACAACCAAGCGCCCATCAAGATCGGCTCGAACGTGTGCATTTCCCAAGGCACGTTCCTGACCGCCGGCTCGCACGACATGAGCACCAACATGGACCTGCACGTCGCGCCGATCGTGATCGAGGACGGCGTATGGATCACGTCGAAATGCGTCGTGCAGATGGGCGTCACGATCGGCCGCTCGGCGGTGGTGACACCGCTCTCGGTCGTGCATCGTTCGCTCGAAGCCGAGGGCGTGTACGGCGGCAATCCGTGCCGTTTCATTCGGAAACGGTTTACTTCAGTGCCCTGAACCACAGACGTAAACCCACGGCGTCCTTACGCTGAGGAAACCGGGGTCGTGCTATCCGCCAGGCTAACTGCTGCAACGAAACCGTCGATCGGATATC
The sequence above is a segment of the Paraburkholderia sp. D15 genome. Coding sequences within it:
- a CDS encoding polysaccharide biosynthesis tyrosine autokinase, producing MAINFENRYTDVSGPDELHLSDYLRTIVRGWRTIVVVTLIALALGCAYAFLAPPTYRADVLFHVEDKTANNNNNGKDSLPPLTGMFDTKPSTAAEIELLKSRLVTEETVKTLHLDISATPRYMPVIGSMIAGLVNGQWGFKLPRFINLSGYAWGDESITVSQFDTSKDMYDTTFTLIAGADNSYVLRDRNGIAILSGKVGETVQTDTADGPIALHVDKLVGEPGSRYELTRASTLSTVDRLQKALVVQETTLQSGVIRASLEGGDSALTAAIVNSMAREFVKQDVESRSTEAEHMLAFLDQQLPGLRKELDEAEQRYNKFRNAHGTVDLGEESRLLLQQIVDNKTKLMDLQQQRAEMSQRFTANHPAVAALDAQIAALQGAAASMNKSVAVMPDTEQTALRLLRDVHVDTELYTNLLNSSQQLRVAKAGQVGSVRVVDFAEAPDEPVRPKRVLAILIALGGGLLVGILLTFFKRAMYGGVERPDELEAVLGVPVFAVVPRSQNQLRLQENVMLRRRGLHVLAQTAPEDIAVEGVRNLRTSLQLSLDHAENNVVMITGSRPDTGKSFLSVNLAALVASANKRVLIIDGDMRRGDVHSHFGIGHQPGLSDVLSGGDLASIVQRDVLPGLDVLAKGTLPSHPSELLMSKRFETMLEELKSHYDLVIVDTPPVLAVTDSTLIGKYAGTTLLVVRHGRHPLNEIGETAKRLRNGGVALRGVLLTDVPQEGAFLGSGYQGGYYGYDSIAG
- the gmd gene encoding GDP-mannose 4,6-dehydratase; translation: MKRKVALITGITGQDGSYLAELLLAKDYDVHGIKRRSSLFNTDRIDHLYRDPHDPDQRLFLHHADLTDSTSLLRVIQRVEPDEIYNLAAQSHVAVSFEEPEYTANADGIGALRILEAIRILGLEKKTRFYQASTSELYGLVQQVPQTERTPFYPRSPYAVAKLFAYWTTVNYREAYGLYACNGILFNHESPVRGETFVTRKITRAVARIAVGMQKTLYLGNLSALRDWGHARDYVEMQWRMLQQEQPEDYVIATGVQYSVRQFVQHAAAELGVTVRFEGSGVDEVGIVEKVEGREIKMSPGDVIVRVDPRYFRPAEVETLLGDPSKAHAQLGWQPTTSFESLVKEMVRSDYQIARRDALVTLAGFTALEHHE
- a CDS encoding GDP-L-fucose synthase is translated as MNKQARIFVAGHRGMVGSALARRLSAEGYPNVITRSRAELDLTDQAAVQRFFETEQIDVVLLAAARVGGILANASRPGEFIYENLVIEANVIHAAYRAKVERLVFFGSSCIYPKACPQPIREEYLLTSPLEPTNDAYAIAKIAGVKLCDAYNRQYGTQFVALMPTNLYGPNDNYDLNSSHVLPALLRKAHEARLSGAASLTVWGSGTPRREFLHVDDLAAATLFMLENNVTEGLFNVGVGEDLSIRELAECICRVVGFEGELVFDASKPDGTPRKLLDVSRLAQMGWRASIGLEAGIAATYREFVELHASMPAAA
- a CDS encoding glycosyltransferase family 4 protein, producing the protein MTASVTIFHNVVWSRHKGVVFSALHNISASGAIRYSMVQIADTEHDRIGFSEVDYSFHRYPMQKLFDGCYEDVPTLKLIARLTWEVLRAKSDLIVLPGYHRPEYWAMLAACIVTGKRRAVFCDSTARDRPKKLLTSIPKRVFFALCDGYFGFGERSREYLLSLGAKNDKIFVPCQAAALPGSFSPERALVERTAARAGNPPVFLYVGRLSEEKGIGTLIEAFAGLRRRIPAAKLRIVGTGPMKDALLAKVADLALDDAVTFVGSLQDEPLTREYYGATCMVLPSYSEPWGLVVNEALAHGCPAVVSESCGCVPELVVDGVSGYAFTAGDVPGLQRTMLKAMEAFADASGTAHRCMDVIRRFDPPSAAANIARGCALMLSD
- a CDS encoding glycosyltransferase WbuB, with amino-acid sequence MKILIYGINYAPELTGTGKYTAEMAALLARRGHEVRVVCAPPYYPEWRVTQGYSAWRYRRETREGVTLWRAPLWVPARPGGLKRMLHLASFAASSLPLIARQALWRPDAVMLIAPTLMCAPAALMLARVTGAQAWLHIQDYEVDAAFELGLLKSSRAARFARWVERGLLRRFDAVSSITRQMSARAQSKGVAPSRVVCLPNWVDVSAIFPLERESDYRRELGLAAGQKVVLYSGNMGAKQGIETLADAATLLADRRDITFVFCGSGAARDDLATRCAGLSNCIFMPLQPVERLNDLLNLADIHVLPQRGDAADLVMPSKLTGMFASGRATVAMAREGTALHEAVAPRGVVVPPDNLNALVGAIAALADDGERRAALGSAGRHYAVDALSPEATIRTFEERLEMALRQRVMAADEGRAPGGPGVSGVPGVPGVSGVPGEGPYFAARPAGVAATSRRSQAATAEDAAPD
- a CDS encoding DapH/DapD/GlmU-related protein, whose product is MGNIADDPRIACLPQADDAQQTGRVIDLSLAGKGNYRASRGALIELIWFVLEACVINNKLLPLSFVRVGLLRLFGAKIGNGCRFVHPIRVKAPWNLEVGDKCWFGVDVWIYNQAPIKIGSNVCISQGTFLTAGSHDMSTNMDLHVAPIVIEDGVWITSKCVVQMGVTIGRSAVVTPLSVVHRSLEAEGVYGGNPCRFIRKRFTSVP